The following are encoded together in the Streptomyces tsukubensis genome:
- a CDS encoding TetR/AcrR family transcriptional regulator, which translates to MTAIEQTDAARPRGTRLPRRARRNQLLGAAQEVFVAQGYHAAAMDDIAERAGVSKPVLYQHFPGKLDLYLALLDQHCEALLHAVRSALASTTDNKLRVEATMDAYFKYVEDEGGAFRLVFESDLTNEPAVRERVDRVTFQCAEAICEVIAEDTGLSKDESMLLASGLGGLAQVVARSWLHSDRSVPRDTAVQLLTSLAWRGIAGFPLHATEGH; encoded by the coding sequence GTGACAGCCATCGAGCAGACAGACGCGGCACGCCCGCGCGGCACACGTCTGCCGCGCCGTGCTCGACGCAACCAGTTGCTGGGGGCCGCTCAGGAGGTGTTCGTCGCCCAGGGTTACCACGCGGCGGCGATGGACGACATCGCCGAGCGGGCGGGTGTCAGCAAGCCGGTGCTGTACCAGCACTTCCCCGGCAAGCTCGACCTGTATCTCGCCCTGCTCGACCAGCACTGCGAGGCCCTGCTCCACGCGGTGCGCAGCGCACTGGCCTCCACCACGGACAACAAGCTGCGCGTCGAGGCCACCATGGACGCGTACTTCAAGTACGTGGAGGACGAGGGCGGCGCCTTCCGGCTGGTCTTCGAGTCGGACCTGACCAACGAGCCCGCCGTACGGGAGCGGGTGGACCGGGTCACCTTCCAGTGCGCGGAGGCCATCTGCGAGGTCATCGCGGAGGACACCGGGCTCTCCAAGGACGAGTCGATGCTCCTCGCCTCCGGGCTGGGGGGTCTGGCGCAGGTCGTCGCCCGCTCTTGGCTGCACAGTGACCGCAGCGTGCCGAGGGACACGGCGGTGCAGTTGCTCACATCGCTGGCCTGGCGCGGTATCGCGGGATTCCCGCTGCACGCGACAGAGGGCCACTGA
- a CDS encoding alpha/beta fold hydrolase produces MSSETSPSVSAAVSPKVSAVKVAEGEDLREVRLPGLTLAVRSRPSARPGLPPALHVHGLGGSSQNWSALMPLVDDIVGSEAVDLPGFGDSPPPDDGDYSVTGHARAVIRYLDSSGRGPVHLLGNSMGGAVTTRVAAVRPDLVRTLTLVSPALPEIRVQRTAVPTGLLALPGVAGLFARMTQGWTAEDRTRGVMGLCYGDPAAVTEEGFRNAVAEMERRLALPYFWDAMTRSARGIVNAYTLGGQHGLWRQAERVLAPTLLVYGGKDQLVSFRMARKAVRAFRDSRLLTLPDAGHVAMMEYPETIAHAFRELLSEVEEFSPEGSGPTVVGGAERAGSDGGRGENTGTNVGS; encoded by the coding sequence GTGTCTTCGGAAACGTCGCCGTCCGTATCGGCCGCCGTCAGTCCCAAGGTGAGCGCCGTCAAGGTCGCCGAGGGCGAGGATCTGCGCGAGGTCCGGCTCCCCGGTCTCACCCTCGCGGTGCGGTCCAGGCCGTCGGCCCGCCCCGGTCTGCCGCCCGCCCTCCACGTGCACGGGCTCGGCGGCTCCTCGCAGAACTGGTCGGCGCTGATGCCGCTGGTCGATGACATCGTCGGCAGTGAGGCCGTCGACCTGCCCGGTTTCGGCGACTCGCCCCCACCCGACGACGGCGACTACTCGGTCACCGGGCACGCGCGCGCCGTCATCCGCTATCTGGACTCCTCGGGGCGCGGCCCCGTCCACCTCCTCGGCAACTCCATGGGCGGCGCCGTCACCACCAGGGTCGCCGCGGTGAGGCCCGATCTCGTACGGACCCTGACCCTTGTCTCGCCCGCCCTGCCCGAGATCAGGGTGCAGCGCACGGCCGTGCCCACCGGACTGCTCGCCCTTCCCGGGGTGGCCGGCCTGTTCGCCAGGATGACGCAGGGGTGGACGGCGGAGGACCGTACCCGCGGGGTCATGGGGCTCTGCTACGGCGATCCGGCCGCCGTCACTGAGGAGGGGTTCCGTAACGCCGTCGCGGAGATGGAGCGCAGACTCGCCCTGCCGTACTTCTGGGACGCCATGACACGTTCCGCGCGGGGCATCGTCAACGCCTACACTCTCGGCGGCCAGCACGGACTGTGGCGCCAGGCGGAACGGGTACTCGCGCCGACGCTCCTGGTCTACGGCGGAAAGGACCAGCTCGTCTCCTTCCGAATGGCCCGCAAGGCCGTACGCGCCTTCAGGGACTCGCGTCTGCTGACCCTGCCGGACGCCGGACATGTCGCGATGATGGAATACCCGGAGACCATCGCCCATGCCTTCAGGGAACTCCTGAGCGAAGTGGAGGAGTTCTCTCCTGAGGGGAGTGGCCCTACTGTCGTGGGCGGGGCGGAGCGTGCCGGGAGCGACGGCGGCCGCGGTGAGAACACTGGGACAAACGTAGGGAGCTGA
- a CDS encoding DUF3152 domain-containing protein, translating into MGRHSRPQPSGKSSTGPAGAGTGRDEDPAGQAEGTGGTSTGTPAYVPGPGRRRRSASAGRAGEAPSGAPGPGTSSPAPSGSSPFGGPGAGPASGTGPASDAQSRGGHPEQHEPGGGWGSGEGPRTNSGPAKGSAVPRVGAAPGVAGPRKEYLEAFDSAPPEAHPTGRGGATRSARSGDGPGRPGEEDLFRPRVPGPRAVLPGTESSAGRAPERDASGTTAASGTGAASGTATVSGAAARKSVPVQGRPKGPGGPEGPSEEAGRPAVTPQGPPVYWDSERDGPLVPEGPEPPATAFRWTKGRTVTGGLAAVLTVALAVFVAGEVSDSHSGGDTAHAASGAQSGKGGRFGTRSDERPTPPAEESAPPTYDEKMAKKIPMAADLEASGKFETMTGADKAPSRGRQALRYRVDVEKGLHLDGGLFTEAVQKTLNDKRSWAHDNARSFERISSGKPDFVITLASPGTTAVWCAKSGLDTTEDNVSCDSAATERVMINAYRWAEGSKTYGDAIHPYRQMLINHEVGHRLGYNHVTCSNDGALAPVMQQQTKFLTYNGITCRPNPWAFPHN; encoded by the coding sequence GTGGGACGACACAGCCGTCCACAGCCGTCGGGAAAATCGTCCACGGGACCGGCCGGCGCCGGTACCGGGCGCGACGAGGACCCGGCCGGCCAGGCCGAGGGGACCGGAGGAACGAGCACGGGCACGCCCGCGTACGTCCCTGGCCCCGGCCGCCGCAGACGCTCGGCCTCCGCGGGCCGGGCCGGCGAGGCGCCGTCCGGCGCGCCCGGCCCCGGCACCTCTTCTCCCGCCCCGTCCGGCAGCTCCCCCTTCGGTGGTCCCGGAGCCGGCCCCGCCTCCGGGACCGGGCCCGCGTCCGACGCCCAGTCGCGTGGCGGCCACCCCGAACAGCACGAGCCGGGCGGCGGCTGGGGCTCGGGTGAGGGCCCGCGCACGAACAGCGGCCCCGCCAAGGGATCCGCCGTGCCCAGGGTCGGTGCGGCACCCGGAGTCGCCGGGCCCCGCAAGGAGTATCTGGAAGCGTTCGACAGCGCGCCCCCGGAGGCCCACCCCACGGGGCGCGGCGGCGCGACCCGTTCTGCGCGATCGGGGGACGGGCCGGGGCGTCCCGGCGAGGAGGACCTGTTCAGGCCCCGCGTGCCCGGCCCCCGCGCTGTGCTGCCAGGCACGGAGTCGTCCGCCGGGCGGGCTCCCGAGCGGGACGCGTCGGGTACGACGGCTGCTTCGGGTACGGGGGCTGCTTCGGGTACGGCGACGGTTTCGGGTGCGGCGGCCAGGAAGTCCGTCCCCGTCCAGGGGCGGCCCAAGGGCCCGGGAGGCCCCGAAGGCCCGTCGGAGGAGGCCGGACGTCCCGCGGTCACTCCGCAGGGACCTCCCGTGTACTGGGACTCGGAACGGGACGGTCCGCTCGTCCCCGAAGGCCCTGAGCCCCCCGCCACCGCCTTTCGCTGGACCAAGGGCCGCACTGTCACGGGCGGGCTGGCCGCTGTGCTGACCGTCGCTCTCGCCGTCTTCGTCGCGGGTGAGGTGTCCGACTCGCACTCCGGCGGCGACACGGCACACGCCGCCTCCGGCGCGCAGAGCGGCAAGGGCGGGCGTTTCGGCACCCGCTCCGACGAGCGGCCCACGCCGCCTGCGGAGGAGTCCGCCCCGCCGACGTACGACGAGAAGATGGCCAAGAAGATCCCGATGGCGGCCGATCTGGAGGCGTCGGGGAAATTCGAGACCATGACGGGCGCCGACAAGGCGCCCAGCCGGGGGCGGCAGGCGCTGCGCTACCGCGTCGATGTGGAGAAGGGGCTCCATCTCGACGGAGGTCTCTTCACCGAGGCGGTGCAGAAGACCCTGAACGACAAGCGGAGTTGGGCCCACGACAACGCTCGTTCTTTCGAGCGCATATCGTCGGGGAAGCCTGATTTCGTCATCACGCTCGCAAGTCCGGGGACCACCGCGGTCTGGTGCGCGAAGTCCGGCCTCGACACGACCGAGGACAACGTTTCCTGCGACTCGGCCGCCACCGAACGCGTGATGATCAACGCCTACCGATGGGCCGAGGGCTCCAAGACGTACGGCGACGCGATTCACCCGTACCGGCAGATGCTGATCAATCACGAGGTCGGTCACCGTCTCGGCTACAACCACGTGACGTGCAGCAACGACGGCGCTCTCGCCCCGGTCATGCAGCAGCAGACCAAGTTCCTCACCTACAACGGCATCACCTGCCGCCCCAACCCCTGGGCATTTCCGCACAATTGA
- a CDS encoding DUF3492 domain-containing protein, whose translation MRIGLLTEGGYPYASGEARLWCDRLVRGLDGHEFDLYALSRSECQEAHGWVELPPQVSRVRTAPLWAAPDEEARLSRRGRRRFAAHYGELAATLCSMDGAGVGWGGERAEDRFSNSLHGLAELAADEEGLSSALRSEAAVRALESACRAPGARRAVRGARVADLVAMSALLEEALRPLSLDWYAADSLGAVDLCHATSGGSAALPGLLARHFSGVPLLVTEYGVRLRAHYLGNGAYDGTATPGAGGLRAPVRAVLAAFHRELAAEVYRRAVLITPGNTHARRWQEQCGAERAKLRTVYPGMDAARFARVGDEAEAGFRGVRAASAPRDPHSSTTSAARSAASGPAVTDAGPGAPGRSAEPTWVTGGPGAPAGSAGTASADLAAPPAAQARTLVWVGRAEPTKDLVTLLHAVALLREDEPETRLRVVSAPTRDDEEAAYLGQCRALAEELFTPEHAQERAVSRREPAVAFEEIGDPGLPDLAEVYAAGNVVVLSSLVEGFPISLVEAMFCGCATVSTDVGAVVEVIGGTGLVVEPADPSALAAACRTLLRDPERRARLGAAARARALELFTIEQNVDRFREIYQEIVARCPVERETHDAPGEPLPFARPAERRLASRTSAAGTGEPPLGARPFNDDRATTPSWARTTRPHTRATGVSVEAGR comes from the coding sequence GTGCGCATAGGACTGCTCACGGAGGGTGGCTACCCGTATGCCAGTGGTGAGGCGAGACTCTGGTGCGACCGACTGGTGCGCGGACTCGACGGCCACGAGTTCGACCTCTACGCGCTCAGCCGCAGTGAGTGCCAGGAGGCGCACGGCTGGGTCGAGCTGCCGCCCCAGGTGAGCCGGGTGCGCACCGCCCCTCTGTGGGCCGCTCCCGACGAGGAGGCCAGGCTCTCGCGGCGCGGCAGGCGCCGGTTCGCCGCGCACTACGGCGAGTTGGCCGCCACTCTCTGCTCGATGGACGGCGCCGGCGTGGGATGGGGCGGTGAACGTGCGGAGGACCGTTTCAGCAACTCGCTCCACGGGCTCGCCGAACTCGCCGCGGACGAGGAGGGGCTCTCCTCGGCGCTCCGCTCGGAGGCGGCCGTGCGCGCTCTGGAAAGCGCCTGTCGCGCGCCCGGCGCACGGCGGGCCGTCCGAGGGGCGCGAGTGGCGGACCTGGTCGCCATGAGCGCCCTGCTCGAAGAGGCCCTGCGGCCCCTCTCCCTCGACTGGTACGCGGCGGACAGCCTCGGCGCCGTCGACCTCTGCCACGCCACCTCGGGTGGCTCGGCCGCGCTGCCAGGACTGCTCGCGCGGCACTTCTCCGGCGTGCCGCTGCTCGTCACCGAGTACGGAGTACGGCTGCGGGCGCACTACCTCGGGAACGGGGCGTACGACGGAACGGCCACGCCGGGCGCGGGCGGGCTGCGCGCGCCGGTGCGCGCCGTCCTCGCCGCGTTCCACCGCGAACTCGCCGCCGAGGTCTACCGCCGAGCCGTCCTCATCACCCCGGGCAACACCCACGCCCGACGCTGGCAGGAGCAGTGCGGCGCCGAGCGCGCGAAGCTGCGGACGGTCTATCCGGGGATGGACGCCGCGCGGTTCGCGAGGGTCGGCGACGAGGCCGAGGCGGGCTTCAGGGGCGTGCGGGCCGCTTCCGCCCCCCGTGACCCGCACTCCTCCACCACGTCCGCCGCGAGGTCTGCCGCGAGCGGCCCGGCCGTCACCGATGCCGGGCCCGGTGCTCCGGGACGGTCCGCCGAGCCGACCTGGGTCACCGGCGGGCCGGGAGCACCGGCCGGTTCGGCGGGAACGGCGTCGGCGGATTTGGCCGCGCCGCCTGCCGCGCAGGCGCGCACCCTCGTCTGGGTCGGTCGAGCCGAGCCCACGAAGGACCTGGTCACGCTCCTGCACGCGGTAGCGCTGCTCAGGGAGGACGAGCCGGAGACCCGGCTGCGCGTCGTCTCGGCGCCCACCAGGGACGACGAGGAGGCCGCCTACCTCGGCCAGTGCCGGGCACTGGCCGAGGAACTCTTCACACCGGAGCACGCGCAGGAGCGTGCGGTGAGCCGGCGAGAACCCGCGGTCGCCTTCGAGGAGATCGGCGACCCCGGCCTTCCCGATCTCGCGGAGGTCTACGCGGCCGGGAACGTCGTCGTCCTCTCCAGCCTTGTCGAAGGCTTCCCGATCAGCCTGGTCGAGGCCATGTTCTGCGGGTGCGCCACCGTGTCGACGGATGTCGGTGCCGTCGTGGAGGTCATCGGCGGCACCGGGCTGGTCGTGGAGCCCGCCGACCCCTCGGCGCTCGCGGCGGCCTGCCGCACACTGCTGCGCGATCCCGAGCGCCGTGCACGCCTGGGCGCGGCGGCTCGCGCCCGCGCCCTCGAACTCTTCACCATCGAACAGAACGTCGACCGCTTCCGCGAGATCTATCAGGAGATCGTGGCGCGCTGCCCCGTGGAGCGCGAGACGCACGACGCCCCGGGCGAGCCACTGCCCTTCGCCCGCCCCGCCGAGCGGCGGCTCGCGAGCCGTACGTCCGCCGCGGGTACGGGAGAACCGCCCCTCGGGGCCCGGCCGTTCAACGACGACCGGGCGACCACACCGAGCTGGGCGAGGACCACCCGGCCGCACACCAGGGCTACCGGCGTGAGCGTGGAGGCCGGCCGGTGA
- a CDS encoding NAD-dependent epimerase/dehydratase produces MRVLLIGANGYLGRFVADRLLADPAVQLTVLGRGDDADVRFDLAGGSPGALTRFLDAVHPGVVVNCAGATRGGARELTRHNTVAVATVCEALRRSGCGARLVQLGCGAEYGPSQPGSSTAEDAVPRPGGPYGVSKLAATELVLGSGLDAVVLRVFSPAGPGTPAGSPLGRLAEAMRRAMQAGDGELKLGGLGVQRDFVDVRDIARAVHAASLSAAQGIVNIGSGRAVRLRDAATVLARVAGFTGALHELDTPPGYAPGSMPARELQPGHGTLRSTIGHQRSDSDHVAPAAHPYPDGCGSWQQADVRTARDRLGWRPRINLEESLADIWMEAACRI; encoded by the coding sequence ATGAGGGTCCTGCTGATCGGAGCCAATGGATATCTCGGCCGCTTCGTCGCCGACCGGCTGCTCGCCGACCCCGCCGTCCAGCTCACCGTCCTCGGGCGCGGGGACGACGCCGACGTGCGGTTCGACCTCGCGGGCGGCAGCCCGGGAGCGCTGACCCGCTTCCTCGACGCGGTCCACCCCGGCGTCGTCGTCAACTGCGCCGGTGCCACCCGCGGCGGCGCCCGCGAACTGACCCGGCACAACACCGTCGCGGTCGCCACCGTCTGCGAGGCCCTGCGCCGCAGTGGCTGCGGCGCGCGACTCGTACAGCTCGGCTGCGGCGCCGAGTACGGCCCCAGCCAGCCGGGATCCTCCACCGCGGAGGACGCCGTACCGCGACCGGGCGGGCCCTACGGCGTCAGCAAACTCGCCGCCACCGAGCTGGTGCTCGGTTCCGGGCTCGACGCCGTCGTCCTGCGCGTCTTCTCGCCCGCGGGGCCCGGTACCCCGGCGGGCTCCCCGCTCGGCCGGCTCGCCGAGGCCATGCGCCGCGCCATGCAGGCGGGCGACGGCGAACTGAAACTCGGCGGGCTCGGAGTGCAGCGTGACTTCGTGGACGTACGGGACATCGCCCGCGCCGTGCACGCCGCCTCGCTCTCCGCCGCCCAGGGCATCGTCAACATCGGCTCGGGCCGGGCGGTGCGGCTCCGTGACGCGGCCACCGTCCTCGCCCGAGTGGCGGGGTTCACCGGCGCACTGCACGAACTCGACACGCCCCCCGGTTACGCCCCGGGCTCCATGCCCGCCCGCGAGCTCCAGCCGGGCCACGGCACGCTCCGCTCCACCATCGGGCACCAGCGTTCCGACTCCGACCACGTGGCCCCGGCGGCGCACCCCTACCCGGACGGCTGCGGAAGCTGGCAGCAGGCCGATGTGCGGACGGCCCGTGACCGGCTCGGCTGGCGGCCCCGCATCAACCTGGAGGAATCGCTGGCCGACATCTGGATGGAGGCGGCGTGCCGTATCTGA
- a CDS encoding spherulation-specific family 4 protein, protein MPYLTPAGLRGADGGVADVRDHAARTGGAPGIGVPGYAHPLVAAAEWEALARPGAPVHWAVLNVDNGPGVRPDPHCLEAAGRIKNAAARARAAAHPGAARAAAGGRLLGHLDLAHGARSASELLAEARAYLDWYLVDGFLLARCPTGSASLPRVAVLTTALRELAESPHLVLGHGRLPHPGYAGTADQMVTFTGAWSEYRWSQAPAWTAAHPPGRFCHVVHGVPRGHLDEALRIARWQGAGTVYFTDRTPRPAPRDDIGGQSDPYASLPGYWDEIVSRIGRGVSE, encoded by the coding sequence GTGCCGTATCTGACCCCGGCAGGTCTCCGGGGCGCCGACGGCGGCGTGGCAGATGTCAGGGACCACGCCGCCCGCACGGGCGGCGCCCCGGGCATCGGCGTGCCCGGCTACGCGCACCCGCTGGTCGCCGCCGCCGAATGGGAGGCGCTCGCCCGGCCGGGGGCGCCCGTCCACTGGGCCGTCCTCAACGTGGACAACGGCCCTGGTGTCCGCCCCGACCCGCACTGCCTCGAAGCCGCGGGGCGGATCAAGAACGCCGCCGCCCGTGCCCGCGCCGCCGCCCACCCGGGCGCGGCGCGGGCCGCCGCGGGCGGCCGCCTGCTCGGACATCTCGACCTCGCCCACGGGGCACGGTCCGCCTCCGAGCTCCTCGCCGAGGCCCGCGCCTACCTCGACTGGTACCTCGTGGACGGCTTCCTTCTCGCCCGCTGTCCCACCGGGAGCGCGTCGCTGCCACGGGTCGCGGTCCTCACGACCGCCTTGCGTGAGCTGGCCGAGAGCCCCCATCTCGTTCTCGGCCACGGCCGCCTCCCGCATCCCGGATACGCGGGGACCGCCGACCAGATGGTGACCTTCACCGGCGCCTGGAGCGAGTACCGGTGGTCCCAGGCGCCTGCGTGGACCGCCGCCCATCCGCCTGGCCGCTTCTGTCATGTCGTACACGGTGTGCCGCGCGGTCATCTCGACGAGGCGCTGCGGATCGCGCGGTGGCAGGGCGCGGGGACGGTCTATTTCACCGACCGGACACCCCGTCCGGCGCCACGCGATGACATAGGGGGGCAATCCGATCCGTATGCCTCGCTGCCCGGTTACTGGGACGAAATCGTCTCGCGCATCGGACGCGGTGTCTCGGAATGA
- the moeZ gene encoding adenylyltransferase/sulfurtransferase MoeZ, translated as MSLPPLVEPAPELTVDEVRRYSRHLIIPDVGMDGQKRLKNAKVLAVGAGGLGSPALMYLAAAGVGTLGIVEFDEVDESNLQRQIIHSQADIGRSKAESARDTVKGINPYVDVVLHEERLEADNVMDIFAQYDLIVDGTDNFATRYLVNDACVLLNKPYIWGSIYRFDGQASVFWSEHGPCYRCLYPEPPPPGMVPSCAEGGVLGVLCASIGSIQVNEAIKLLAGIGEPLVGRLMIYDALEMQYRQVKVRKDPDCAVCGENPTVTELIDYEAFCGVVSEEAQEAAAGSTITPKQLKEWIDEGENIDIIDVREQNEYEIVSIPGARLIPKNEFLMGTALQDLPQDKKIVLHCKTGVRSAEVLAVLKSAGFADAVHVGGGVIGWVNQIEPSKPIY; from the coding sequence GTGTCGCTGCCACCCCTGGTCGAGCCAGCACCTGAGCTCACCGTAGACGAGGTCCGCAGGTACTCCCGCCACCTGATCATCCCCGATGTCGGGATGGACGGGCAGAAGCGGCTGAAGAACGCCAAGGTGCTCGCCGTGGGCGCGGGCGGACTCGGTTCGCCCGCCCTCATGTACCTGGCCGCGGCCGGTGTCGGAACGCTCGGCATCGTGGAGTTCGACGAGGTCGACGAGTCGAACCTCCAGCGTCAGATCATCCACAGCCAGGCCGACATCGGCCGCTCCAAGGCCGAGTCCGCCCGCGACACGGTCAAGGGCATCAACCCGTACGTGGACGTCGTCCTGCACGAAGAGCGGCTTGAGGCCGACAATGTGATGGACATCTTCGCCCAGTACGACCTGATCGTGGACGGCACGGACAACTTCGCCACGCGTTACCTCGTCAACGACGCGTGTGTGCTGCTGAACAAGCCGTACATCTGGGGTTCGATCTACCGCTTCGACGGCCAGGCCTCCGTCTTCTGGTCCGAGCACGGTCCCTGCTACCGCTGCCTCTACCCGGAGCCTCCGCCCCCCGGCATGGTGCCGTCCTGCGCCGAGGGCGGCGTGCTGGGGGTGCTCTGCGCCTCCATCGGGTCGATCCAGGTCAACGAGGCCATCAAGCTGCTCGCCGGTATCGGTGAGCCGCTGGTCGGCCGTCTGATGATCTACGACGCGCTGGAGATGCAGTACCGCCAGGTCAAGGTCCGCAAGGACCCCGACTGCGCGGTCTGCGGTGAGAACCCGACCGTCACCGAGCTCATCGACTACGAGGCCTTCTGCGGCGTCGTGTCCGAGGAGGCCCAGGAGGCGGCGGCCGGTTCGACGATCACTCCCAAGCAGCTCAAGGAGTGGATTGACGAGGGCGAGAACATCGACATCATCGATGTTCGCGAGCAGAACGAGTACGAGATCGTCTCCATCCCCGGGGCGCGGCTGATCCCGAAGAACGAGTTCCTCATGGGTACCGCTCTCCAGGATCTGCCCCAGGACAAGAAGATCGTCCTGCACTGCAAGACGGGCGTCCGCAGCGCCGAGGTGCTGGCGGTACTGAAGTCCGCAGGCTTCGCCGACGCCGTGCACGTCGGCGGCGGCGTCATCGGCTGGGTCAACCAGATCGAGCCGTCCAAGCCGATCTACTGA
- a CDS encoding alpha/beta hydrolase has protein sequence MPRSTGAVRVGAAGRRPRASVVAALLTLVLAVGCSGGKDGGGDDGAGGGAKRTAGSPAPDTSISRSPGSSSGAPELPSSLTSQRLKWGDCRATDGAPPPGRGWQCATVKAPLDYAKPDGATIDLALIRSRATGGGERIGSLLFNFGGPGVSGVALLPQLAEGYSALHKRYDLVSFDPRGVAGSEGLRCRSDRQTQAAEASVDLTPDTPAEEKAFLKDASAFKAGCERDSGKLLPHLSTADAARDLDLTRHALGDRKLRYFGISYGTELGGTYAHLFPKNVGRLILDGVVDPTADSVTQSKNQAKGFQRALNNYLRSTGADPAAGTAKIAALLKRLDAKPLPTGGERRLNQSLATTGIVLALYSKETWPPLTRALEDAESGDGSALLNMADAYNERDSSGHYSTAAHAQRAISCADDRQRPTAEEARKTLDTFRAISPAFGEFLGWDTAGWCHDWPVRGEHDTPEVSAPGAAPIVVVGNTGDPATPYEGARAMADELGKGVGVELTYKGEGHGAYGSGSDCVDSTVDTYLLEGTVPKDGKVCE, from the coding sequence ATGCCGCGTTCGACAGGGGCAGTACGGGTAGGTGCGGCGGGGCGGCGCCCCCGTGCGTCCGTGGTGGCCGCGCTGCTGACGCTGGTTCTGGCCGTCGGCTGCTCGGGCGGCAAGGACGGCGGGGGCGACGACGGCGCCGGTGGGGGCGCGAAGCGGACGGCGGGGAGTCCCGCACCGGACACCTCGATCTCGCGGAGCCCGGGAAGTTCGTCGGGCGCCCCCGAGCTTCCCTCATCACTGACGTCGCAGCGGCTCAAGTGGGGCGACTGCCGTGCGACCGACGGTGCTCCCCCGCCGGGACGCGGCTGGCAGTGCGCCACAGTGAAGGCGCCCCTGGACTACGCGAAGCCGGACGGCGCCACCATCGACCTCGCGCTGATCCGCTCCCGGGCGACCGGCGGAGGTGAGCGGATCGGCTCGCTGCTGTTCAATTTCGGCGGCCCCGGCGTCTCGGGCGTCGCCCTGCTCCCACAGCTCGCGGAGGGGTACTCGGCGCTGCACAAGCGGTACGACCTGGTGAGCTTCGACCCGCGCGGGGTCGCGGGCAGCGAGGGCCTGCGGTGCAGAAGCGACCGGCAGACGCAGGCCGCTGAGGCCTCGGTCGATCTCACCCCGGACACCCCCGCGGAGGAGAAGGCGTTCCTGAAGGACGCGTCGGCCTTCAAAGCGGGCTGCGAACGGGACTCCGGGAAACTGCTCCCGCACCTCTCCACGGCGGACGCGGCGCGGGACCTGGACCTGACACGCCACGCACTCGGCGACAGGAAGCTGCGTTACTTCGGCATCTCCTACGGCACCGAACTGGGCGGCACCTACGCGCACTTGTTCCCGAAGAACGTGGGGCGCCTCATCCTCGACGGCGTGGTCGACCCGACTGCGGACTCCGTCACACAGTCGAAGAACCAGGCCAAGGGGTTCCAGCGGGCCCTCAACAACTACTTGCGGAGTACCGGGGCCGACCCGGCCGCTGGTACGGCGAAGATAGCCGCACTGCTGAAGCGCCTCGACGCGAAACCGCTGCCGACGGGGGGAGAGCGCCGGCTCAACCAGTCGCTGGCGACCACCGGGATCGTGCTGGCGCTCTACAGCAAGGAGACCTGGCCACCGCTGACCCGCGCCCTGGAGGACGCCGAGTCCGGTGACGGATCGGCGCTGCTCAACATGGCCGACGCGTACAACGAGCGGGACAGCTCCGGGCATTACAGCACCGCGGCCCACGCACAGCGGGCCATATCGTGCGCCGACGACCGTCAGCGGCCGACGGCCGAAGAGGCGAGGAAAACCCTCGACACCTTCCGCGCCATATCCCCCGCCTTCGGCGAGTTCCTCGGCTGGGACACGGCGGGCTGGTGCCACGACTGGCCGGTGCGGGGCGAGCACGACACCCCCGAGGTGAGCGCGCCCGGCGCTGCCCCCATCGTGGTCGTCGGCAACACCGGCGACCCCGCCACCCCGTACGAGGGCGCCCGCGCGATGGCCGATGAACTCGGCAAGGGCGTCGGGGTCGAGCTGACGTACAAGGGCGAGGGCCACGGCGCGTACGGAAGCGGCAGCGACTGTGTGGACTCCACCGTCGACACATATCTGCTGGAGGGAACGGTGCCGAAGGACGGCAAGGTCTGCGAGTAG